Proteins encoded in a region of the Vicia villosa cultivar HV-30 ecotype Madison, WI linkage group LG5, Vvil1.0, whole genome shotgun sequence genome:
- the LOC131604889 gene encoding uncharacterized protein LOC131604889, with translation MAEVVNGPCESSPRRFAHLTNNPAARRAEMKTGLLQIIYANPFAGLDHEDPYTHLTRFYEIAGTLGAPEAEEEAVFMRLFPHSLIGEAKDWYLDQSTETMTNWNVLERNFLSRFFSHNRFMDAKTAIATFTQFSNETLCEAWERYKSMLRKCPNHGFDDMSQIHIFRNGLLPQPKLLLDATAGGSLIAKSAAEAISIIDRMALTDHQVQHNRGTVQKKPGVLELGTNDAILAQNKLLTQTVEELTKQLSKLPQQLKDVHGSSNTSQQVAFCELCTGDHPTGFCPPINEEVKYMGNQQQRQVSYNQGYPHNNNASYGQNRPNQYQSYTQPDKLSKIEDTLNQFMQLSMANQKNTDASIRNLETQVGQIAKQLSEQQRGTFSATTQVNPKETCNAIMTKGEDIVQDKVGETSRGIVVDKIKKKENVGRRKKTMRILDKLPYQLPLEISILITL, from the coding sequence atggctgAAGTTGTTAATGGTCCTTGTGAAAGTAGCCCAAGGCGGTTCGCCCATCTCACCAACAATCCAGCCGCAAGACGAGCTGAGATGAAAACAGGACTGCTGCAAATTATTTATGCTAatccttttgcaggtttggatcaTGAAGATCCATACACTCACCTCACCCGATTCTACGAAATAGCTGGTACATTAGGTGCACCAGAAGCTGAAGAGGAAGCCGTTTTCATGAGATTATTCCCACACTCTTTGATCGGCgaagcaaaggattggtacctcGATCAATCAACGGAAACCATGACCAATTGGAATGTGTTAGAGAGAAACTTCCTTAGCAGATTCTTTTCTCACAACCGATTCATGGATGCAAAGACAGCTATTGCCACATTCACCCAATTTTCAAATGAAACTTTGTGTGAAGCCTGGGAACGCTATAAATCCATGCTACGAAAATGTCCAAACCACGGTTTCGATGACATGTCACAAATCCACATTTTCCGTAATGGATTATTACCTCAACCGAAGCTTTTACTTGACGCAacagctggaggttccttgatAGCAAAAAGTGCAGCAGAAGCAATTTcaatcattgataggatggctctCACAGATCACCAAGTTCAACACAATCGAGGCACCGTACAAAAGAAGCCTGGAGTTTTGGAATTGGGTACAAATGATGCAATCCTAGCACAAAACAAACTGCTCACTCAAACCGTAGAGGAATTGACAAAACAGCTGTCCAAGCTTCCTCAACAACTCAAAGATGTGCACGGTTCGTCAAACACATCGCAACAAGTAGCCTTTTGTGAACTTTGTACAGGTGACCATCCAACCGGTTTCTGTCCCCCGATCAACGAAGAGGTAAAATATATGGGAAATCAACAACAAAGGCAAGTTTCGTACAATCAAGGTTATCCACACAACAACAACGCAAGCTATGGCCAAAACCGACCGAATCAGTACCAAAGTTACACGCAACCAGATAAGCTTTCGAAGATCGAGGATAccttgaatcaattcatgcaattgtccATGGCAAACCAGAAAAACACTGATGCATCGATTAGAAATCTTGAAACGCAAGTTGGGCAAATTGCGAAGCAACTAAGTGAGCAACAAAGAGGTACGTTTTCTGCCACTACTCAAGTTAATCCCAAGGAAACTTGTAATGCAATCATGACGAAAGGCGAGgacattgttcaagacaaagttGGGGAGACTTCAAGAGGTATCGTGGTagataaaatcaagaaaaaagaaaacgTAGGGAGGAGGAAGAAAACAATGCGGATCCTGGACAAGTTACCTTACCAGTTACCATTGGAAATATCTATTTTGATAACGCTTTAG